From one Sphaeramia orbicularis chromosome 9, fSphaOr1.1, whole genome shotgun sequence genomic stretch:
- the ccl27a gene encoding C-C motif chemokine 27a: protein MELKLGFVIVCLWALTINHSDAGIPKCCMVTKKDIPLRILMKVHRWDMQLASSGVCDISALILHVKDMRRPICAHPKLKKTLMLIQRRKRWSQSQSTTL, encoded by the exons ATGGAGCTGAAACTTGGGTTTGTGATCGTCTGCTTGTGGGCGCTAACCATCAACCACAGTGACG CTGGCATCCCAAAATGCTGTATGGTAACAAAAAAGGACATCCCTTTGCGCATTCTGATGAAGGTACACAGATGGGATATGCAGCTAGCCAGTAGCGGAGTCTGTGATATTTCTGCTCTGAT ACTTCATGTGAAGGACATGAGGAGGCCCATATGTGCCCACCCAAAGCTGAAGAAGACTCTGATGCTCATTCAGCGAAGGAAGAGATGGAGCCAGAGCCAATCAACAACTCTCTGA